A genomic segment from Spinacia oleracea cultivar Varoflay chromosome 3, BTI_SOV_V1, whole genome shotgun sequence encodes:
- the LOC110774705 gene encoding uncharacterized protein, with product MEKISEYNANATAYLNSCIEQWSRHKFDSTVCCDHNTTNFVESFNACTKPFRDMPVFSLLEAIRSWCMQRVGARFDKAVDMEEGQLTAYALKELEERTAESRLCYATACGGGEFEVRDGHVNFPIRLATRSCACGKWQICGIPCKHALRVIYDQRMNPHDFISPWFKAAAYKLTYAEHIHPMADPSQWPDFGLPSIQPPTIKRPSGRPAKKRKRGANEPKKGKRNTNVKCGKCREFGHNSRTCKSGGTSATGPSTSKSGAAGASTSNGGPNTRKRSKAAA from the exons ATGGAAAAGATCAGTGAGTACAATGCAAATGCCACTGCATACTTGAACAGCTGCATTGAGCAGTGGTCTAGGCATAAGTTTGACTCTACTGtttgttgtgatcacaacacaACAAACTTTGTGGAGTCATTCAATGCATGCACAAAGCCCTTCAGAGACATGCCTGTCTTCTCATTATTGGAAG CAATCAGAAGTTGGTGTATGCAGAGGGTGGGGGCTAGATTTGACAAGGCAGTTGACATGGAGGAAGGTCAGCTCACTGCATATGCATTGAAAGAGTTAGAGGAGAGGACAGCTGAGTCCAGGTTATGTTATGCCACAGCATGTGGAGGGGGTGAATTTGAGGTTAGGGATGGACATGTCAACTTCCCAATTAGGCTTGCAACAAGAAGTTGTGCCTGTGGGAAGTGGCAGATCTGTGGAATCCCCTGCAAGCATGCACTGAGGGTCATATATGACCAAAGGATGAACCCCCATGATTTCATATCCCCATGGTTCAAGGCTGCTGCATACAAGCTAACCTATGCAGAACATATTCATCCTATGGCAGATCCATCTCAGTGGCCTGACTTTGGCCTTCCTTCCATTCAGCCTCCAACCATCAAAAGACCATCTGGCAGACCtgctaagaagagaaagagaggggCAAATGAACCAAAGAAAGGGAAGAGGAACACAAATGTGAAATGTGGAAAGTGTAGAGAGTTTGGTCACAACTCAAGAACATGCAAGAGTGGAGGAACAAGTGCCACTGGACCAAGCACTTCAAAGAGTGGTGCAGCAGGAGCAAGTACATCAAATGGGGGACCAAACACAAGGAAGAGGTCAAAGGCAGCTGCATAG
- the LOC130469606 gene encoding uncharacterized protein — protein sequence MAKGKLHGGWAEAYELLPRYAEMIKQTNPGSHALITWGASSGDVNPKFRACFFSFAAQVRGFLRGCRPIIGIDGSHLSGFYKGILLTAVGIDGNNEIFVLAYGIVDTESCDSWTYFMRCLRQMFEQEGCNRDDWTFISDRMKGVELAVRETFPRATRRVCCQHLYMNCKNNGFSGSAFHKLFWIAANTTTNPAF from the exons ATGGCAAAGGGAAAGCTGCATGGTGGTTGGGCTGAAGCATATGAGCTGTTGCCTAGATATGCTGAGATGATTAAGCAAACAAACCCAGGGAGTCATGCACTTATAACATGGGGGGCCAGTAGTGGGGATGTGAACCCAAAATTCAGAGCTTGCTTCTTCTCATTTGCTGCACAAGTCAGGGGGTTTCTAAGGGGTTGTAGGCCCATAATTGGAATAGATGGGTCTCATTTAAGTGGTTTCTACAAGGGCATTCTACTGACAGCAGTTGGCATAGATGGGAACAATGAAATTTTTGTTCTTGCCTATGGGATAGTAGACACTGAGAGTTGTGACAGTTGGACCTACTTCATGAGATGTTTGAGGCAAATGTTTGAGCAGGAGGGTTGCAACAGAGATGATTGGACCTTCATCAGTGATAGGATGAAG GGTGTTGAGTTGGCAGTTAGAGAAACTTTTCCTAGAGCAACTAGGAGAGTTTGCTGCCAACACCTATACATGAATTGTAAGAACAATGGCTTCAGTGGATCTGcattccacaaactcttttggATAGCTGCTAACACTACAACAAATCCCGCATTTTAG
- the LOC130470279 gene encoding uncharacterized protein, giving the protein MSAIWLLLRYGSHSFDIRVGDMEKYRLLKLFLDIFEESVKQDVFLPSTFSLYVEGPCGKVELNDDKTLRLLWGWNWGKDTAEIWVEGTDKPGLVFRNAVATIENHRKEKERQLKERQEELLRAQREEEEAMRKQQEREDILREIQEQMEYTVAMEVPVVDCEDMKVEYVRVISKDDADEVFPGCSQPQQTQESPKKQPTPPKHTNHVASKSKGKDKPASKKLTPKRRASAKQPTPPKQPTKQPTTPPPPPPPQKEPTQPKQQQHTPPPEHPTSPPQQQQHTPPPEHPTSPPQHHTPPPPPQNPTPPQNNQTDEPNNQAPPDQAQPVKKKGGRARPEGFRVNKVTAKKAGTWVSKGKGKGRKGTGRSKTPGVFADVGEICSEEESEDSDYEESDSEQEDVLNDWIDSDVDDEVIPDDIPDLGFEDCLNGSSKMDKAYKNGKIWTDQPYGSIKLEPWLIFHDKATFLEVLRSYCIQEGFGLLRGLTIGGTQQCVQWSHVTGGYMPVGCLTMLAGPLR; this is encoded by the coding sequence ATGAGTGCTATTTGGTTGTTACTACGTTATGGGTCACATAGTTTTGATATTAGAGTGGGAGACATGGAAAAATATCGTTTGTTGAAGTTGTTTCTTGATATCTTTGAGGAATCAGTTAAGCAAGATGTTTTTTTGCCTAGTACCTTTAGCTTGTATGTTGAGGGTCCTTGTGGTAAGGTTGAATTGAATGATGATAAGACTTTAAGGCTTCTGTGGGGATGGAATTGGGGTAAAGACACTGCTGAAATTTGGGTTGAGGGAACAGATAAACCAGGATTGGTGTTTAGGAATGCTGTTGCAACAATTGAGAATCATAGAAAGGAAAAAGAGAGACAACTTAAGGAGAGACAAGAGGAACTGTTGAGGGCTCaaagagaggaggaagaggCAATGAGGAAACAACAGGAAAGGGAGGACATTTTGAGGGAAATACAGGAACAAATGGAGTACACTGTGGCTATGGAGGTCCCTGTTGTTGATTGTGAGGACATGAAGGTTGAGTATGTGAGAGTCATTAGCAAAGATGATGCTGATGAGGTGTTTCCAGGTTGCTCTCAACCACAACAAACACAAGAATCCCCAAAGAAACAACCCACCCCACCCAAACACACAAATCATGTTGCTTCTAAGTCAAAAGGCAAGGATAAGCCTGCTTCTAAGAAACTAACCCCCAAAAGGAGGGCATCAGCTAAACAACCCACCCCACCTAAACAACCCACCAAACAACCTACAACACCACCCCCACCACCCCCACCACAGAAAGAACCCACCCaaccaaaacaacaacaacacacaccacCACCAGAACATCCCACCTCtccaccacaacaacaacaacacacaccacCACCAGAACATCCCACCTCTCCACCACAACATCAcacccctccaccaccaccacaaaatCCCACTCCACCACAGAACAACCAAACTGATGAGCCTAACAATCAAGCACCACCTGATCAAGCTCAGCCAGTGAAAAAGAAGGGGGGCAGAGCTAGACCTGAGGGGTTTAGGGTTAACAAAGTCACTGCTAAGAAGGCTGGAACTTGGGTTTCCAAGGGAAAGGGAAAAGGGAGAAAGGGTACAGGAAGGTCTAAGACACCAGGGGTTTTTGCTGATGTTGGTGAGATATGTTCAGAAGAGGAGAGTGAGGATTCTGATTATGAGGAATCAGATTCTGAACAAGAGGATGTTCTGAATGATTGGATTGATtctgatgttgatgatgaggtGATTCCTGATGATATTCCTGATTTGGGGTTTGAGGATTGTCTAAATGGTTCCTCAAAGATGGATAAGGCCTATAAAAATGGCAAAATATGGACTGATCAACCATATGGGTCCATTAAGTTAGAACCCTGGTTGATCTTTCATGATAAGGCCACATTTCTTGAAGTGTTGAGAAGTTACTGCATACAGGAGGGGTTTGGGCTGTTGAGAGGGCTGACAATAGGAGGTACACAGCAGTGTGTGCAGTGGAGTCATGTGACTGGAGGATACATGCCAGTAGGTTGTTTGACAATGTTAGCTGGGCCATTAAGGTGA